From the Sphingomonas aliaeris genome, one window contains:
- a CDS encoding beta-galactosidase produces MARPALAVGTSWYPEQWPEANWNTDLAMMKAAGFNTVRIGEFAWSRMEPAEGQFDFAWLDRAVAAAARHGMQVVLGTPTAAPPAWLTQNYPDTLRVDEDGKRATHGARRHFSFASARYRDLARRVAAEMAKRYAHDARVIGWQIDNEVGPPSFDTEAVARWHAFLKARYGDIATLNTRWATEYWSQRYDDFDQVPLHATGQQNPALLLDFKHFTTATWTDYVMNQTRAIRAQADPRQFVTTNTMFWNAGFDHFVLHRDLDLASWDNYIPNGRPDWVANGANHDLVRGYKQRNFWLMETQPGRVDWVPVNRALDPGQVRELAWQAIGHGADAVLYWQWRPARNGQESYHGSLLGQDGKPNPILAEVASTAREIGAASAALADTAPVAKVAMLFSYDSRWAIDLQPLNKNFDPIREFTDFYRPVRIAAQGVAVLPVDADLARYPLVIAPSLNVLTKSQADHLADYVRGGGHLVLGPRSGMKDDANALWPDRQPGPLAPMLGARVDQFYALDVPVGLTGSPGGTASVWAETLVPDTPDVTVLSRYADPGGWLDKKPAIVTRSLGKGSITYVGAWLDPDAMRTLADQVLARAKVEPLLRGVHPDVEVSARAGAGRCVFVLINHGGQAHAVSLPGTARVVAGTFSNSVLQPHEVGVVEVTGTACQ; encoded by the coding sequence ATGGCCCGGCCTGCGCTTGCCGTCGGAACGTCCTGGTATCCGGAGCAATGGCCGGAGGCGAACTGGAATACCGATCTCGCCATGATGAAAGCGGCGGGGTTCAACACCGTGCGGATCGGCGAATTCGCCTGGAGCCGGATGGAACCGGCGGAGGGGCAATTCGATTTCGCCTGGCTCGACCGGGCAGTCGCCGCGGCGGCACGTCACGGCATGCAGGTGGTGCTCGGCACGCCGACCGCCGCGCCGCCCGCATGGCTGACCCAGAACTATCCCGATACTTTACGCGTCGATGAGGATGGCAAGCGCGCGACACACGGCGCCCGCCGTCATTTCTCCTTCGCCAGCGCCCGGTACCGTGACCTTGCCCGCCGTGTAGCGGCGGAAATGGCCAAAAGGTACGCACATGATGCGCGCGTGATTGGCTGGCAGATCGACAACGAGGTCGGGCCGCCGTCGTTCGACACGGAAGCGGTTGCACGCTGGCACGCATTCCTCAAGGCGCGCTACGGCGACATCGCGACGCTGAACACCCGCTGGGCGACGGAATACTGGAGCCAGCGTTACGACGATTTCGATCAGGTGCCGCTCCACGCGACCGGGCAGCAGAACCCCGCGCTGCTGCTGGATTTCAAGCACTTCACCACCGCGACCTGGACCGATTACGTGATGAACCAGACGCGTGCGATTCGTGCGCAGGCCGATCCGCGTCAGTTCGTTACCACCAACACGATGTTTTGGAATGCGGGGTTCGATCACTTCGTACTGCATCGCGATCTCGATCTCGCATCGTGGGACAATTATATTCCGAACGGACGTCCCGACTGGGTTGCGAATGGGGCCAATCACGATCTCGTCCGCGGCTATAAGCAGCGTAACTTCTGGCTGATGGAAACCCAGCCGGGGCGGGTCGACTGGGTACCCGTAAACCGCGCGCTCGATCCCGGGCAGGTGCGGGAACTGGCGTGGCAGGCGATCGGGCATGGCGCCGACGCCGTGTTGTACTGGCAGTGGCGGCCTGCGCGTAACGGGCAGGAAAGCTACCACGGCTCTTTGCTTGGGCAGGACGGAAAACCCAATCCTATCCTCGCCGAGGTGGCCAGCACCGCGCGGGAGATCGGTGCCGCGTCGGCCGCGCTTGCGGATACCGCACCGGTCGCGAAGGTGGCGATGCTGTTTTCCTATGACAGTCGATGGGCGATCGACCTGCAGCCGTTGAACAAGAATTTCGATCCGATCCGCGAGTTCACCGATTTCTACCGCCCGGTGCGTATCGCCGCGCAAGGTGTCGCGGTGCTGCCGGTCGATGCGGATCTGGCGCGCTACCCGCTCGTTATCGCGCCATCGCTCAACGTACTGACCAAGTCGCAGGCCGATCATCTGGCCGACTATGTGCGCGGCGGCGGTCATCTGGTGCTCGGACCGCGCTCCGGCATGAAGGACGATGCGAACGCATTATGGCCCGATCGCCAGCCGGGTCCGTTGGCGCCAATGCTGGGCGCTCGGGTCGATCAATTCTACGCTTTGGACGTTCCCGTCGGGCTGACCGGATCACCCGGCGGCACGGCATCGGTCTGGGCCGAAACGCTTGTCCCCGATACGCCGGACGTGACCGTCCTGTCGCGTTATGCCGATCCGGGCGGATGGCTGGACAAGAAACCGGCGATCGTCACGCGGTCGCTTGGCAAGGGCAGCATCACTTATGTCGGTGCATGGCTCGATCCGGATGCGATGCGCACTCTCGCCGATCAGGTGCTAGCGCGGGCAAAGGTCGAACCGCTCCTTCGCGGCGTCCACCCCGATGTCGAGGTCAGCGCACGCGCCGGGGCAGGGCGATGCGTCTTCGTCCTGATCAACCATGGGGGGCAGGCGCATGCCGTCTCGCTTCCCGGCACGGCACGTGTGGTCGCGGGAACGTTTTCGAACAGCGTCCTGCAACCGCATGAGGTAGGCGTGGTCGAGGTCACCGGCACTGCCTGCCAATAG
- a CDS encoding CaiB/BaiF CoA transferase family protein has protein sequence MTPSAPLDGLLVLDMAQFLAGPAAALQLGDLGARVIKIERPGAGDLSRSLYLTDTDIDGHSTLFHAINRNKESLALDLKNDTHLKAIRQLITRADVVIQNFRPGVIERLGLDYDVAKQLNPGVIYGSVSGFGPSGPWSKLPGQDLLAQARSGVMWLNGTAGSGPMPIGLSVADMLASHVLAKGILALLVRRGRTGLGGLIETSLLEVLVDFQFELLTTHLNDGGRAPRRAAAHGANAYLAAPYGVYATRNGHLALAMTPLDKIEALLDLPGLASADGFADRDSLLDRIAGRVAERTTEDWLALLEPAGIWAAPVLDWPALLAAESFQALGMLQNIRTASGTVKTTAAPFRIDGARPTFGRGAPGIGEQSRDICEEFGLDLG, from the coding sequence GTGACGCCATCCGCACCGCTCGACGGCCTTTTGGTGCTCGACATGGCGCAGTTCCTCGCTGGGCCGGCGGCGGCGCTGCAGCTTGGCGATCTGGGCGCCCGGGTCATCAAGATCGAACGGCCCGGCGCGGGCGATCTCAGCCGGTCGTTATACCTTACGGACACCGACATCGACGGCCATTCGACGTTGTTTCACGCGATCAACCGCAACAAGGAAAGCCTTGCGCTCGACTTGAAGAACGACACGCATTTGAAGGCGATACGGCAATTGATCACCCGCGCCGACGTGGTGATCCAGAATTTCCGGCCTGGCGTGATCGAGCGGCTGGGGCTGGATTACGACGTGGCGAAGCAGCTTAATCCGGGCGTGATCTATGGCAGCGTATCCGGTTTCGGTCCAAGCGGGCCTTGGTCGAAACTGCCCGGCCAGGATTTGCTTGCGCAGGCGCGGTCGGGAGTGATGTGGCTGAACGGCACCGCGGGCAGCGGGCCGATGCCGATCGGCCTGTCCGTCGCGGACATGCTGGCGAGCCATGTGCTAGCCAAGGGCATTCTCGCGTTGCTCGTACGGCGCGGACGCACCGGCCTTGGCGGTCTGATCGAGACGAGCCTGCTTGAAGTCCTGGTCGACTTTCAGTTCGAATTGCTGACGACGCACCTCAACGATGGCGGGCGCGCACCCCGTCGCGCCGCCGCTCATGGTGCCAATGCGTACCTTGCCGCGCCATACGGTGTGTATGCCACGCGGAATGGCCATCTCGCGCTGGCCATGACGCCGCTTGACAAGATCGAGGCGCTGCTGGACCTGCCCGGATTGGCGTCGGCCGATGGTTTCGCCGATCGCGACAGCCTGCTCGACCGCATCGCGGGGCGCGTCGCCGAACGCACGACGGAGGACTGGCTCGCATTGCTGGAACCGGCGGGCATCTGGGCCGCGCCGGTACTCGACTGGCCGGCATTGCTTGCCGCCGAGAGTTTTCAGGCGCTCGGCATGTTGCAGAACATCCGGACGGCATCCGGCACCGTGAAGACGACGGCGGCGCCCTTCCGGATCGACGGCGCGCGCCCGACATTCGGTCGCGGCGCGCCCGGCATCGGGGAACAATCGCGCGATATCTGCGAGGAGTTCGGCCTCGATCTCGGCTGA
- a CDS encoding IclR family transcriptional regulator codes for MSVKSMSSDERRLKYVVPALEKGLDIIEYLADQAVPLTQSQLARALDRQPGELFRMLACLEGRGFIYRDATSGGYALTLKLFQLARIHSPYETLVSTARPFMRALADEVRESCHLTVLRNDEVLVLAQEESPNPFRLSVEVGSTHDALRTNSGRLLLAALSDDALDSLLGRQPAWSAMSAAARKKKTEQIAAVRRDGYAASISERFLGSADLGVLVGSPRAPLNAALTIATLIEADGDARHERLLEPLRRTALAITEATGLSLRQASDPLAAA; via the coding sequence ATGTCCGTGAAAAGCATGTCGTCCGATGAGCGGCGCTTGAAGTATGTCGTTCCTGCGCTCGAAAAAGGTCTCGATATCATCGAATATCTTGCCGACCAGGCGGTGCCGCTGACCCAGTCGCAACTGGCGCGCGCGCTCGATCGCCAGCCGGGCGAACTGTTTCGAATGCTCGCCTGTCTCGAGGGCCGCGGCTTTATCTACCGCGATGCCACCAGCGGCGGTTATGCACTGACGCTCAAGCTGTTCCAGCTCGCCCGGATCCATTCGCCGTACGAGACGCTGGTTTCCACCGCCCGGCCGTTCATGCGCGCGCTGGCCGACGAGGTACGCGAAAGCTGCCACCTCACGGTCTTGCGCAACGACGAAGTTCTCGTGCTCGCGCAGGAAGAGAGCCCCAATCCGTTTCGCCTCTCGGTCGAAGTCGGCTCGACCCACGACGCGCTGCGGACGAACTCCGGTCGCCTGCTGCTCGCCGCTTTGTCCGACGACGCGCTGGACAGCCTGCTTGGCCGGCAACCGGCGTGGAGCGCGATGAGCGCGGCGGCACGCAAAAAGAAGACCGAACAGATCGCCGCCGTGCGCCGTGACGGCTACGCCGCGTCGATCAGCGAACGCTTCCTGGGGAGCGCCGATCTGGGCGTCCTGGTCGGCAGCCCGCGCGCGCCGCTCAATGCCGCGCTGACGATCGCCACGTTGATCGAGGCGGATGGCGACGCGCGCCACGAACGGTTGCTGGAGCCGCTGCGCCGCACCGCGCTGGCGATCACCGAGGCGACCGGTCTCTCGCTGCGCCAGGCCAGCGACCCGCTCGCCGCCGCCTGA
- a CDS encoding SGNH/GDSL hydrolase family protein: MSWPDQLARLLAARRDGRCWSVVNAGISGNRLLHDGRGPNALARFDRDVLSVPGVRTVILLEGINDIGASAMPGRRDDAVGADRIIASYREMAARARAHGIRVIAGTLLPFEGAAYFTAEGEAKRQAANAWIRTSGELDGVIDFDAAMRDPARPTHMTPRTGSTDSLHPQDAGYTIMAQAAEAVIARDRCTR; the protein is encoded by the coding sequence ATGAGCTGGCCCGATCAGCTCGCGCGGCTGCTGGCTGCCCGGCGAGACGGCAGGTGCTGGTCGGTCGTCAACGCGGGGATCAGCGGCAATCGCCTGCTGCATGACGGGCGGGGTCCCAATGCGCTCGCCCGGTTCGATCGCGACGTGCTGTCGGTGCCGGGAGTGCGCACCGTGATATTGCTTGAAGGAATCAACGACATCGGTGCGAGTGCGATGCCGGGCCGCCGCGACGATGCGGTGGGCGCGGACCGGATCATCGCCAGCTACCGCGAAATGGCGGCGCGGGCGCGGGCGCATGGTATTCGTGTCATCGCCGGGACATTGCTACCGTTCGAGGGCGCCGCATATTTCACGGCGGAGGGCGAGGCGAAGCGCCAAGCGGCGAACGCCTGGATACGAACGTCCGGCGAACTGGATGGCGTAATCGATTTCGACGCGGCGATGCGCGATCCGGCCCGCCCGACGCACATGACGCCGAGAACAGGCAGCACGGACAGCCTGCACCCCCAGGACGCCGGCTATACGATCATGGCACAGGCGGCTGAAGCGGTGATCGCGCGTGACCGGTGCACGCGGTGA